The genomic region CTCGTTTACCAATAGCGATCAGTATCAGCCTTTATTGGATGCCGTCCCGGGTGACTATACACTCACCGTCGACGGTAGCGGAGATGCCACCGGCGCTTACGGTTTTGGAATCCTGAACCTGGCGGACGCCGATGCGTTGGCTTTCGACGCGCCTGTCAGCAGCACGCTATCGCCGTTGAACGAGACCGACGCTTACCGCTTCAATGTCGGTGCTGGTGACCGCTTCTTCTTTGATGTCCAAGATAATACCGACATGGGCAATGCGGCTTGGAGGCTGCTCGACCCGTTTGGTAACGAAATTTTCGAGCAGCAATTTAGTGATATTGATACCGTGACGCTCAGTGCCGCTGGTAGCTACACGCTGCTGGTCGAAGGAGCCTACAGCTCTCAAGGCTTGGGCAGCTACACGTTCAATGTTCAACCCGTTGCGCCGGTCATCCCGCAACCACTGACTCTTTCCACCCAGACGGGCCAGTCATTTACTTACGATTCGACGTTCAATCAGCTCACCAGTTCCACGGACGAACTCGGGCGGCAGACGCTTTTCGATATTGATCCTGCCAACGGGAATACGCGTTCGATTACCCAGGTCGTCGATCAGCCTGGTGGCTCCGATGACGTGGTGGCAAGTTTCACTTACACCGCAAATGGGTTGGTGGATTTGGTAACCGATCCGCTGGGCCGAGTTTCCGATAGCGATTACGACACGCTGGGACGATTGACGTCGGTGACGTTTGCACAAGGAACGACGGACGAGGCAATTCGTCGCTACGAGTACGATATGGCCGGGAATGCAACGGCGGTGATCGATGAGAACGGTAACCGGACCACGTTCACCTACGACGTGATGAACCGGTTGATCACGCTCACCGAAGCCGATCCCGATGGGACTGGACCACTCGTCGCACCGGTCACGCAGTTCACTTACGACTCGCGCGGCAACTTATTGACGACAACGGACTCTCAAAACAATCGGTCGCAAAGTGTCTATGATGCACGAGATCGAATGATCAAATCGATCGATTCAAACGATCAAGAAACCGAAGTCAAATATGATGGGGCGGGGAATGTGGTCGCGATCGTCGACTCGTTGGGACGCCGAAATCAAAATCGTTACGATGCACGGAACCGCTTGATCGAAACCATCGACCCCGAGGGTGGATCGACTCGATTCACCTACGATGCCGACGATAATTTGATCTCGGTCACCGATCCGGTCAATAATAAAACGACCTTCGCCTACGATGCTCGAAATCGTCTGACGATTGAAACGGACCCGCTTGGGAGTCCGTCAGTCTACAGCTACGACGTTGCGAACAATTTGGTTGAGAAAACCGACCGCAACGAACGGGTGACGGAGTTTTCCTACGATGATCTCGACCGGATGACGTCGGAAATCTGGATCGATGGTGACAACACGATTGCGTTCACCTACGACAAGGCGAGCAACTTGACGTCGGTTTCCGACGCAGTTAGCTCGCTGACATTCGAACACGACAACCGAAACCGGGTCCAAACAGCTGACAATTCGGGTACGCTAGACGCCCCGAACGTTGTCGTTAGCTACGAATATGACGACGTTGGCAACGTATTGTCGGTTACCGATACGATCGATGGTGACGTTGGTGCAACGACGGCGTATCTCTACGACGCGCTGAAACGGATGACTCAGATAACGCAAGCAGGAACCGACGTCAGCGACAAGCGAGTCGACTTGGCCTACAACGCCCTCGGTCAATTTGCTTCGATTGATCGGTACTCCGACATGGCTGCCACTCAGGGAGTCTTCGGCACAAGTTACGTCTACGACACGCTCAATCGGCTAACGTCAATGACGCATGCCAACAGCAGCGAATCGGTCGCGTTCTACGACTTCGCTTACGACGACGTCAGTAGGATCACTCAGATCAATGACATCGATGGCGTAACCGACTACACATATGACGATCGAGATCAATTGGTCGGTGCGAACCACGCTGACGAGGGGAATCCCGACGAGACTTACAGTTACGATGCCAACGGCAACCGAATCAGCTCAAGTCGGCACGACGACGGATACGTCACCGGACCAGGTAACCGCTTGTTGTCCGATGGAACATACAACTATGAATATGACAAGGAGGGCAACCAAATTCGGCGGACGGAAATCGCAACGGGTGACTACCGAGAATTCGTGTGGGACCACCGAAACCGTTTATCTGCCGTCAATGATCGCGACGCATCCGATCTGGCGACACAGGAAGTCACCTTTTTTTACGATGGTTTGGGCCGCCGCATAAGCAAGGCGGTCGACACCACGCCTCAGGATTCAGCGGACGCCGCGATCACTCATTTTGTCTATGATCGCGAGGATGTGATTCTCGACTTTGTCGACGGCGACGGTAGCGGCCCGGACGGCGTAGCACTTAATCAACGCTATTTCCACGGCCCAGCGATCGATCAAGTACTCGCCCAAGAAGATGGTGCGGGAACGGCTCATTGGCACTTGACGGATCATCTTGGCACAGTTCGCGATCTAGTCAATAAGACAGGTGTCGTGGAGAATCACATCGTCTATGACAGTTTTGGCAACGTCCTGAACCAATCAAACCCGCTCGTCAACACACGTTACCTGTTCACGGGACGTGAGTATGACATAGAACTGGGTTTGTTTTATTATCGGGCACGGTACTATGACGGAGCAATTGG from Neorhodopirellula lusitana harbors:
- a CDS encoding RHS repeat domain-containing protein — its product is SFTNSDQYQPLLDAVPGDYTLTVDGSGDATGAYGFGILNLADADALAFDAPVSSTLSPLNETDAYRFNVGAGDRFFFDVQDNTDMGNAAWRLLDPFGNEIFEQQFSDIDTVTLSAAGSYTLLVEGAYSSQGLGSYTFNVQPVAPVIPQPLTLSTQTGQSFTYDSTFNQLTSSTDELGRQTLFDIDPANGNTRSITQVVDQPGGSDDVVASFTYTANGLVDLVTDPLGRVSDSDYDTLGRLTSVTFAQGTTDEAIRRYEYDMAGNATAVIDENGNRTTFTYDVMNRLITLTEADPDGTGPLVAPVTQFTYDSRGNLLTTTDSQNNRSQSVYDARDRMIKSIDSNDQETEVKYDGAGNVVAIVDSLGRRNQNRYDARNRLIETIDPEGGSTRFTYDADDNLISVTDPVNNKTTFAYDARNRLTIETDPLGSPSVYSYDVANNLVEKTDRNERVTEFSYDDLDRMTSEIWIDGDNTIAFTYDKASNLTSVSDAVSSLTFEHDNRNRVQTADNSGTLDAPNVVVSYEYDDVGNVLSVTDTIDGDVGATTAYLYDALKRMTQITQAGTDVSDKRVDLAYNALGQFASIDRYSDMAATQGVFGTSYVYDTLNRLTSMTHANSSESVAFYDFAYDDVSRITQINDIDGVTDYTYDDRDQLVGANHADEGNPDETYSYDANGNRISSSRHDDGYVTGPGNRLLSDGTYNYEYDKEGNQIRRTEIATGDYREFVWDHRNRLSAVNDRDASDLATQEVTFFYDGLGRRISKAVDTTPQDSADAAITHFVYDREDVILDFVDGDGSGPDGVALNQRYFHGPAIDQVLAQEDGAGTAHWHLTDHLGTVRDLVNKTGVVENHIVYDSFGNVLNQSNPLVNTRYLFTGREYDIELGLFYYRARYYDGAIGRFITQDPIGFSAGDASLYRYVENSVLSTFDPSGKSSLSPTIGVSQGKMFLNVRDAISSISVFESTVRLSSPLDAANLRIEFIEELKRQQGNAKELRMKKCAADFKRLGTSKAKLKALETRLAVEILRLNSLNYAKFLKDIANAGSP